One segment of Rhodopirellula baltica SH 1 DNA contains the following:
- a CDS encoding protein kinase domain-containing protein: MMTATECPSIERLKDLTLGRLAEEDSDSMLDHLRDCAVCQSELETIGDGEDSLIQAIRSPDDASEWIHEPQCDMAVIAALGAIGIGQQSRTVSEMPAFPVSIGEYEIVRPLGRGGMGNVYLARHTKLGRLVALKVLAGHRLADAKMKERFGAEMRAVGQLSHPGIVSAHDAREIDGTAVLITEFIDGMDLAQLVSRTGPIEIADACDLIRQVAVALQYTSDQGFVHRDVKPSNIMLSRSGEVKLLDLGLARLQEPRHETSGLTGTGQAMGTADYIAPEQVTDSRGVDVRADIYSLGCTLFKLLTGHAPFAGPQCTTAFAKMTAHVSTPPPVLNDFLPDAPAGLAKLVASMLDKDPTSRPQTPMQVAEKLKPFASDANLSGLIARAETASPERAPTSHPETKVSPQKQSWRRRTVPLTAAIAAGFFGLFIGLMSGVLIRIKLPDGSVMTVNAPDGSEVTVVPDASADPPPETTALPAVAASEDQRKEAFLRFAILATEAELREYGSKYEGLPQGFAVTRDGFRWYAADLDADLSSPLHMNGQTLHLVREAGSLAIDQDKLRGQIEMAQAKGNEQIELRLSEAAGESLRELTRNNMRRRLAIIVNGKIRMAPTIMAEVGRDIAITGRFTKEEVSFLMNALDSGLVAPLSKRGKAMQAKTDLERLQGVWRLSGRSDATLLAFDGWDFYVADDQSIRAAGRFLLLHSRGRESQKIALTKSNFPKESTLTLSYRFLLGDRLELELNDLAHRAKADDFGINLGKGFLVLERIGEVPTGELNASFWRKEFRSSEGRVYSLQSELRGRIELSAALTQIVRAKGSDVKTSSAGIGSESSGESSQESTNQLKQMGIAFHNFASAYRKFPASASMAREGAIGVNDESELKPFSWRVAILPFIEQQELFEQYRFDEPWDSESNSKLLAKMPSVYRRPDASEDQPVGHANYQGIANGASALGIDDGVKFKDIRDGTSNTLLILETKSSVPWTKPQDLSELPEFAGDAVLRYLMADGAVRTMAPVDEEKLKALITRDGGERIEP, encoded by the coding sequence ATGATGACCGCAACTGAATGCCCGTCGATCGAACGTTTGAAGGATTTGACGCTCGGCCGATTGGCTGAAGAAGACAGCGACTCGATGCTGGACCACCTTCGCGATTGTGCAGTTTGCCAATCTGAATTGGAAACGATCGGCGATGGCGAAGACTCTTTGATCCAAGCCATTCGATCGCCTGACGACGCTTCGGAATGGATTCACGAGCCGCAATGCGACATGGCCGTGATCGCCGCTTTGGGAGCGATCGGAATCGGCCAACAATCACGAACGGTCTCGGAAATGCCGGCTTTTCCGGTCTCGATTGGTGAATATGAGATCGTTCGGCCGTTGGGTCGCGGTGGGATGGGCAATGTTTACTTGGCTCGTCATACCAAGTTAGGAAGACTGGTCGCACTCAAGGTCTTGGCCGGGCATCGTCTCGCTGATGCCAAAATGAAGGAGCGGTTTGGGGCGGAGATGCGGGCCGTGGGACAGCTAAGTCACCCGGGAATCGTTTCGGCCCATGACGCACGTGAAATCGATGGCACAGCGGTTTTGATAACCGAATTCATTGACGGAATGGATCTGGCTCAGTTGGTTTCGCGAACCGGGCCGATCGAGATTGCGGACGCTTGTGATTTGATTCGCCAAGTGGCCGTCGCACTGCAATACACCAGCGACCAAGGTTTCGTTCATCGCGACGTCAAACCATCCAACATCATGTTGAGTCGTTCTGGCGAGGTGAAGTTGTTGGATCTGGGGTTGGCCCGTTTGCAGGAACCTCGTCACGAAACATCAGGTTTGACCGGCACCGGACAAGCGATGGGGACGGCCGATTACATCGCCCCCGAACAGGTCACGGACAGTCGTGGTGTCGACGTTCGCGCCGACATTTATTCGCTTGGTTGCACATTGTTCAAATTGCTGACCGGGCATGCCCCGTTTGCTGGGCCGCAGTGCACGACCGCGTTTGCCAAAATGACGGCTCATGTTTCCACGCCACCACCGGTGCTCAACGATTTCTTGCCTGATGCACCCGCTGGGTTGGCCAAGTTAGTTGCATCGATGTTGGACAAAGACCCAACGTCGCGACCACAAACGCCGATGCAGGTCGCTGAAAAGCTCAAGCCATTTGCGAGCGACGCCAATCTTTCTGGCTTGATCGCTCGAGCCGAAACTGCCTCGCCTGAGCGTGCGCCCACCAGCCATCCAGAAACCAAGGTTTCGCCCCAAAAGCAAAGTTGGCGGCGACGAACGGTACCCCTCACCGCGGCGATCGCTGCAGGATTCTTTGGGTTGTTCATCGGATTGATGAGTGGTGTGTTGATCCGCATCAAGCTGCCCGATGGTTCGGTCATGACCGTGAACGCACCAGATGGAAGCGAAGTCACCGTCGTTCCCGACGCATCAGCCGACCCACCTCCGGAAACCACCGCGTTGCCTGCTGTTGCCGCTTCCGAAGACCAACGCAAAGAAGCGTTCCTGAGGTTCGCGATCTTGGCAACCGAAGCAGAATTGCGGGAGTACGGCTCGAAATATGAAGGTCTTCCTCAAGGCTTCGCTGTCACGCGTGATGGGTTTCGATGGTATGCGGCCGATCTGGATGCGGACCTTTCATCGCCGCTGCACATGAACGGGCAAACATTGCATTTGGTCCGTGAGGCTGGTTCGCTGGCAATCGATCAAGACAAGCTTCGCGGACAGATCGAAATGGCTCAAGCAAAGGGCAATGAGCAAATCGAGCTTCGACTGAGCGAGGCTGCTGGGGAGTCGCTGCGTGAACTCACCCGCAACAACATGCGACGAAGGTTGGCGATCATCGTCAACGGGAAGATCCGAATGGCACCGACAATCATGGCGGAAGTTGGCCGTGACATCGCGATCACGGGGCGGTTTACCAAAGAAGAAGTCAGCTTCTTGATGAATGCTCTGGACAGCGGATTGGTTGCACCGCTTTCAAAACGAGGGAAAGCAATGCAAGCGAAAACAGATCTTGAACGACTCCAGGGTGTTTGGCGACTTTCTGGTCGATCAGATGCCACGCTGCTTGCGTTTGATGGTTGGGACTTTTACGTGGCTGATGATCAGTCAATTCGAGCAGCAGGAAGATTCCTATTGCTGCATTCGCGTGGTCGTGAATCTCAGAAGATTGCGCTAACGAAATCGAACTTTCCTAAAGAATCAACATTGACCTTGTCCTATCGATTCTTGTTGGGGGATCGTCTCGAATTGGAATTGAATGATTTAGCCCACCGGGCAAAAGCAGATGACTTTGGAATTAATTTGGGCAAAGGGTTTCTTGTGTTGGAAAGAATCGGTGAGGTTCCAACTGGAGAACTCAATGCATCGTTCTGGCGAAAAGAGTTCAGGTCCTCTGAAGGTAGAGTTTATTCGCTACAGAGCGAACTCCGTGGACGAATTGAATTGAGTGCAGCATTGACGCAGATCGTCAGAGCAAAGGGCTCAGATGTAAAAACGTCCTCAGCAGGAATCGGCAGCGAATCTTCTGGTGAAAGCAGCCAAGAGTCCACCAATCAATTGAAGCAGATGGGGATCGCCTTTCACAATTTTGCGTCGGCTTATCGAAAGTTTCCTGCCTCGGCATCGATGGCGAGAGAGGGAGCGATTGGAGTTAATGATGAATCCGAATTGAAGCCGTTTTCCTGGCGGGTGGCGATCCTACCTTTCATTGAGCAACAGGAGTTGTTCGAGCAGTATCGGTTTGACGAACCGTGGGACAGTGAATCTAACTCGAAGTTGCTGGCGAAGATGCCTTCTGTCTACCGCCGTCCCGATGCGTCGGAGGACCAACCCGTTGGGCACGCCAACTATCAAGGCATCGCCAATGGTGCCAGTGCATTGGGCATCGACGATGGTGTCAAATTCAAGGACATCCGAGACGGGACGTCCAACACGTTGCTGATTTTGGAAACGAAATCGTCAGTTCCTTGGACGAAGCCGCAAGATCTCAGTGAGTTGCCAGAGTTTGCTGGTGATGCCGTTCTTCGGTATCTGATGGCCGATGGAGCCGTGAGGACGATGGCTCCGGTGGACGAGGAAAAACTGAAGGCTTTGATCACTCGGGACGGTGGTGAACGCATTGAACCTTGA
- a CDS encoding response regulator transcription factor has protein sequence MPRILIAEDDRHTRAALEELLGAEGYDVATVGDGLSASKMIESKKFDLVCLDVMMPMKSGFDVCRLLRAEDHRTPVIFITAKGDEIDKVVGLELGADDYISKPFGSHEVIARVKAVLRRCQPAPSQTPIAKDPTTHITFNMDDLQITPSKLRATRGETTIELTARELQILILLHDADGDVVHRQTLFQECWGHNRVPNSRTVDQTVSQLRKRIERDPKHPRIIQTVYGLGYRYECKPHP, from the coding sequence ATGCCCCGGATCTTGATCGCTGAAGATGACCGGCACACTCGTGCTGCCCTGGAGGAATTACTGGGCGCAGAGGGCTACGACGTGGCAACAGTCGGTGATGGCCTGTCCGCATCAAAGATGATCGAATCCAAGAAGTTCGATTTGGTGTGCCTCGACGTGATGATGCCTATGAAAAGCGGTTTTGACGTTTGTCGACTTCTGCGTGCCGAAGACCATCGAACGCCGGTCATTTTCATCACCGCCAAGGGTGACGAGATCGACAAAGTCGTGGGGCTGGAACTGGGTGCGGACGACTACATCAGCAAACCGTTTGGATCCCACGAAGTCATTGCCCGAGTCAAAGCCGTCCTGCGGCGCTGCCAGCCAGCCCCCAGCCAAACACCAATCGCGAAAGACCCGACCACGCACATCACGTTCAACATGGACGATTTGCAGATCACGCCATCAAAACTGCGAGCCACTCGTGGCGAAACGACAATCGAACTCACCGCTCGTGAACTACAGATCCTGATACTGTTGCATGATGCCGACGGGGACGTGGTGCATCGCCAAACGCTCTTCCAAGAATGCTGGGGGCATAACCGAGTCCCCAACAGCCGAACCGTCGACCAAACCGTCAGCCAACTCCGCAAACGCATCGAGCGAGATCCCAAACACCCTCGCATCATCCAAACCGTCTATGGCCTCGGCTACCGCTACGAGTGCAAACCTCACCCATGA
- a CDS encoding Uma2 family endonuclease — protein sequence MQIPSLPNATANAALPLSVADTLTDLGGISSDRLRVVEASRPATAEDLAILHAQGVMCELVDGQLVEKQMGFKESLLALAIGHFLFQHVSKHKLGMVSGADGFVTLFPDLIRGPDVAFLSWDRLPGGQLPEEAFPRIVPDLVVEVLSPGNTRAEMARKRREYFHAGVRLVWTVDPIRRSVAIFTSATQSSVRGETESLDGGEVLPGLKINLAEVFAVLDGPDVDENPIVVNG from the coding sequence ATGCAAATCCCTAGTCTTCCCAACGCCACCGCCAATGCGGCTTTGCCTCTCAGTGTCGCTGACACGCTGACGGACCTGGGGGGCATTTCGTCCGATCGATTGCGGGTGGTTGAAGCCTCCAGGCCCGCCACAGCGGAGGATCTCGCCATCCTTCATGCTCAGGGCGTGATGTGCGAACTCGTCGATGGCCAATTGGTGGAGAAGCAGATGGGGTTCAAAGAATCACTGCTGGCACTCGCGATCGGGCACTTTCTGTTCCAGCATGTGTCGAAACACAAGCTGGGCATGGTCTCGGGAGCGGATGGTTTTGTAACCCTCTTTCCCGATCTGATTCGCGGTCCCGACGTGGCTTTTTTGTCTTGGGACCGGCTGCCGGGCGGACAATTGCCGGAGGAGGCGTTTCCTCGAATTGTTCCTGATTTGGTGGTGGAAGTTCTCAGTCCCGGAAACACTCGCGCGGAGATGGCTCGCAAACGTCGCGAATATTTTCATGCGGGAGTCCGGTTGGTTTGGACGGTGGATCCCATTCGAAGGTCCGTTGCCATCTTCACTTCGGCGACGCAGTCTTCGGTGCGTGGCGAAACGGAATCACTTGATGGTGGTGAGGTTCTGCCCGGACTGAAGATCAACTTGGCGGAAGTGTTCGCCGTTCTGGACGGTCCGGATGTGGACGAAAATCCTATTGTCGTAAACGGTTGA
- a CDS encoding methylamine utilization protein: protein MKTLTLSIACLVTWCCASAHTADLRMQFLLDGPAPPPEPLDVDRDKAVCGQLNLLDERLLVDQETKGIQNVVVYLYTGRGGTQLPASKPSKQTRKLLAKECRFEPHVVLAQSGDTLIFDVSEAKVGHNININFFRNNHSGILIPAGNNRDFSLQKAEPAPLPIDCNIHPWMRAWLVVLDHPYAAVSDAQGRIEIKGLPENQELTFRVFHEDARHLTNVTIDGNVQQWDRNRFQVTLAKGTNDLGQVKLSPENFASIQTAVSTGQ from the coding sequence ATGAAAACGCTCACCCTTTCGATTGCCTGCTTGGTCACGTGGTGTTGTGCTTCCGCTCATACCGCTGATCTGCGAATGCAATTCTTGCTGGATGGTCCAGCTCCACCCCCTGAACCGCTTGACGTCGACAGGGACAAAGCGGTGTGCGGCCAATTGAACTTGCTCGATGAGCGTTTGCTGGTGGATCAGGAAACGAAAGGCATTCAGAATGTGGTGGTCTACCTCTACACCGGGCGTGGAGGAACGCAATTACCTGCTTCCAAACCATCCAAGCAAACTCGAAAACTGCTGGCGAAAGAATGCCGTTTCGAACCGCATGTGGTCCTAGCTCAAAGCGGAGACACATTGATCTTTGATGTGTCCGAGGCCAAGGTAGGTCACAACATCAACATCAATTTCTTTCGAAACAATCACTCGGGCATCCTCATTCCTGCCGGCAATAATCGCGACTTTTCCCTGCAAAAAGCAGAGCCCGCACCGCTGCCGATTGACTGCAACATTCACCCTTGGATGCGAGCTTGGCTGGTCGTTCTCGATCACCCCTACGCCGCCGTCAGCGATGCTCAAGGGCGAATTGAAATCAAAGGTCTTCCCGAGAACCAGGAACTCACTTTTCGCGTCTTCCATGAAGACGCCCGCCACCTGACCAACGTCACGATCGATGGCAACGTTCAGCAGTGGGACCGCAATCGATTCCAGGTCACCTTGGCCAAAGGCACCAACGACCTCGGTCAGGTGAAGCTTTCACCCGAGAACTTTGCGAGCATTCAAACAGCAGTATCAACCGGACAGTGA
- a CDS encoding DUF7133 domain-containing protein gives MNFMQIRPLASLVLLLSFVPAIHAEQPKESDYYTITTFETPEGEVIEACGFEWMEDGRLAVCSRRGDIFMVENPLAEKVTADQFSVFARGLHEPLSLTEQDGWLIATQRPEITRLKDTDGDGAADVFQTHADGWGVSGDYHEYAFGSKLDANGDMLITLCLTGSFSSKVPFRGWAMKVTSDGKTIPYSSGVRSPGGMGTDSNGNVFYTDNQGPWNGTCGLKILREGKFMGHPGGWDWYDDAPNMGKRPQEPESGSRILTEAAKIPELVPTVVMFPYDKMGKSASGIVCDQSGGKFGPFENQLFVSDQSQSTVMRVDLEEVDGVWQGVCFPFRRGFASGNVGMEMAPNGSMFVGGTNRGWGSTGPRPFAIERLDWTGKVPFEIKHMKSTSDGFDLEFTQPVDAATATDLAGYEIETYTYEYRSQYGSPEVDPTKPTITSATVSEDGMHVRLVIDGLQLGHVHELHSNGVRNQDGNPLLHPQAYYTLNKINEAK, from the coding sequence ATGAACTTCATGCAAATTCGACCTTTGGCCAGCTTGGTCTTGCTGCTGAGCTTTGTTCCAGCGATCCATGCGGAGCAGCCCAAGGAGAGCGACTACTACACCATCACGACCTTCGAAACTCCGGAGGGCGAAGTCATCGAAGCGTGTGGCTTTGAATGGATGGAAGACGGGCGATTGGCGGTGTGTTCGCGTCGCGGTGACATCTTCATGGTCGAGAATCCGCTTGCTGAAAAAGTGACCGCGGATCAGTTCAGCGTGTTCGCTCGCGGGCTGCACGAACCACTCAGCTTGACCGAACAAGACGGTTGGTTGATCGCGACTCAGCGTCCTGAAATCACACGTTTGAAGGATACCGATGGCGATGGTGCCGCGGATGTTTTTCAAACGCATGCCGATGGATGGGGCGTGTCGGGTGATTACCACGAATACGCGTTTGGATCGAAGCTGGATGCCAACGGCGACATGTTGATCACGTTGTGTTTGACAGGTTCATTCAGCAGCAAGGTTCCGTTTCGCGGATGGGCGATGAAGGTGACTTCGGACGGGAAAACCATTCCGTATTCCAGCGGTGTTCGCTCGCCCGGCGGGATGGGAACCGATTCGAATGGCAACGTTTTCTATACCGACAACCAAGGCCCTTGGAACGGAACATGTGGATTGAAAATCCTGCGAGAGGGCAAGTTCATGGGCCATCCCGGCGGATGGGATTGGTATGACGACGCACCGAACATGGGCAAGCGTCCGCAAGAACCTGAGAGCGGCAGTCGCATCTTGACCGAAGCGGCCAAAATCCCGGAACTGGTGCCGACGGTGGTTATGTTCCCGTACGACAAGATGGGAAAGAGTGCGTCGGGAATCGTTTGTGATCAGTCGGGCGGCAAGTTCGGTCCGTTTGAAAATCAACTGTTCGTCAGTGATCAATCGCAGAGCACGGTCATGCGAGTCGACTTGGAAGAGGTGGATGGCGTTTGGCAGGGTGTTTGTTTCCCTTTCCGACGAGGGTTTGCCTCAGGCAATGTCGGGATGGAAATGGCACCCAATGGATCGATGTTTGTTGGCGGAACCAACCGCGGTTGGGGATCAACGGGCCCTCGTCCTTTCGCGATCGAGCGATTGGATTGGACCGGGAAAGTCCCGTTTGAAATCAAGCACATGAAATCAACGTCCGACGGTTTTGATTTGGAATTCACTCAACCGGTGGATGCCGCGACAGCGACCGATTTGGCGGGTTATGAGATCGAGACTTACACGTACGAGTACCGTTCGCAGTACGGCAGTCCGGAAGTGGATCCGACCAAGCCCACGATCACATCGGCAACTGTTTCGGAGGACGGGATGCACGTGCGATTGGTGATCGATGGATTGCAACTCGGTCATGTTCACGAGCTTCATTCCAACGGTGTCCGCAACCAAGACGGCAATCCTTTGCTGCATCCTCAGGCGTACTACACGCTGAATAAGATCAATGAGGCCAAGTGA
- a CDS encoding sensor histidine kinase, with protein MPLRHVLALLLLIVSPLILIGWFGTATLARQQQQQREQLQQLFAGRLRDLSSNLRPIAQRYETELGDQLRKAERDLNRLAELRRSTPIARSVLLVDRDGRLIYPRKPVIDATSETLWYAALSELARGRPIGEQEEALGLNSDSQSSSSIKGVVPQTRIVQFPKAPSSNDLSNSDTRWQSWFHEDGLQLVLWLPRSDQTATGIVLERGRWMADLVEALPATSADESGRYELRDSTDRTVYRWGDSSETIAPIQPLATIRMEAPWNGWRLIYTPSTDASPGWLADGTVPLLATLLALATTLLLLGAYVMTTIRRQMALAQQRVSFASHVSHELRTPLTNIRLYAELAKRDLDSESTSTSDEPNQRRLLERLDVIEEESQRLSRLVTGVLDMVSGKGKLRPTIEAPDQIIRRVVESFAPAFESLEIKTELELYADQAISIDTDVIELVLVNLLSNVEKYAASGKRVTLTSAQTANLITIDVIDEGPGITKSEAKRIFEPFERLDDSLSAPAGTGLGLAIARNAARRHGGELNWIPSESGSHFRFTLLPVNPISDRVSSPPTEPSCPGS; from the coding sequence TTGCCTCTGCGTCACGTTCTCGCGTTGTTGTTGCTCATCGTTTCACCGCTGATCCTGATCGGCTGGTTCGGAACCGCCACGCTCGCGCGGCAACAACAGCAGCAACGAGAACAGTTGCAACAACTCTTCGCTGGGCGACTGCGGGACTTGAGTTCCAACTTGCGTCCCATCGCCCAGCGATATGAAACCGAACTTGGCGACCAACTTCGCAAGGCTGAGCGGGACTTGAATCGCCTGGCGGAACTAAGGCGTTCGACACCGATTGCTCGATCGGTTTTGTTGGTCGATCGCGATGGACGTTTGATCTACCCCCGCAAACCTGTCATCGATGCTACATCGGAAACGTTGTGGTATGCCGCTCTGAGCGAACTGGCTCGTGGACGACCAATCGGAGAACAAGAGGAAGCTCTCGGTCTCAATAGCGATTCCCAATCATCGTCCTCGATCAAAGGAGTCGTTCCCCAAACACGGATCGTGCAGTTTCCGAAGGCACCTTCATCAAACGATCTATCAAACAGTGACACTCGCTGGCAAAGCTGGTTCCACGAGGACGGTCTGCAACTGGTCCTTTGGCTGCCACGATCCGACCAAACCGCCACCGGGATTGTTTTGGAACGAGGGCGTTGGATGGCCGACTTGGTCGAAGCCTTGCCCGCCACTTCCGCCGATGAGAGCGGGCGATACGAACTGCGAGACAGCACCGATCGGACGGTGTACCGCTGGGGCGATTCCAGCGAAACAATCGCCCCAATCCAACCGCTTGCCACCATTCGGATGGAAGCTCCGTGGAACGGATGGCGGTTGATCTACACGCCGTCCACCGACGCGTCCCCGGGTTGGTTGGCGGACGGAACCGTCCCCCTGCTGGCAACTTTGTTGGCTCTCGCCACCACGCTGTTGTTGCTGGGAGCGTATGTGATGACAACGATCCGGCGTCAAATGGCGCTGGCTCAACAACGTGTCAGTTTCGCCAGCCATGTGTCGCACGAATTGCGAACTCCGTTGACCAACATTCGCCTGTACGCCGAACTTGCCAAACGCGACCTCGATTCGGAGTCGACTTCAACGTCCGATGAGCCCAATCAACGACGACTGCTGGAACGGTTGGACGTGATCGAAGAGGAAAGCCAGCGGCTCTCACGGTTGGTCACGGGTGTCCTCGACATGGTTTCAGGGAAAGGCAAATTGCGTCCGACGATTGAAGCTCCCGATCAAATCATCCGCCGCGTCGTGGAAAGTTTTGCTCCCGCTTTCGAAAGCCTCGAAATCAAAACGGAACTGGAGCTCTATGCGGACCAAGCGATTTCAATCGACACCGATGTGATCGAATTGGTCCTGGTGAATTTGCTCAGCAACGTCGAGAAATACGCGGCTTCCGGAAAACGCGTCACACTGACCAGCGCCCAAACAGCAAACCTGATCACCATCGATGTCATCGATGAGGGTCCAGGGATTACCAAATCGGAAGCAAAACGAATCTTCGAACCCTTCGAGCGACTTGACGATTCCTTGTCAGCACCTGCAGGAACAGGCCTGGGGCTGGCGATCGCCCGCAACGCGGCCCGACGGCATGGTGGCGAATTGAACTGGATTCCTTCCGAGTCGGGATCACACTTTCGCTTCACCCTGCTACCAGTGAACCCAATATCCGATCGCGTCTCGTCACCCCCAACTGAACCATCATGCCCCGGATCTTGA
- a CDS encoding RNA polymerase sigma factor, translated as MSHASPSNEHPTLSSMLISGVKQMDAESWSRLVNTFGPIVYRWCRTSGIPASDAPDVVQEVFSSVARGIGDFQRKKQEGSFRSWLATITRNRVRDHFRRLSKLAEADGRAIGGSEALDQLHQIGEQEIADTLDSTICPASIESPLIRQVMTSVESEFEAMTWQAFWATTVDQQPASTVADKLGLSVASVYQAKSRVLRRLRKRMAELPE; from the coding sequence ATGAGCCACGCGTCGCCCTCGAACGAACATCCCACCCTGTCATCGATGCTGATTTCCGGCGTCAAACAGATGGATGCCGAAAGCTGGAGCCGTTTGGTTAATACCTTCGGCCCGATCGTCTACCGCTGGTGCCGGACCTCCGGAATCCCCGCGTCCGATGCACCCGATGTGGTGCAAGAGGTCTTCTCATCCGTGGCCCGAGGCATCGGCGACTTCCAAAGAAAAAAACAAGAAGGCAGCTTTCGTTCTTGGTTGGCGACGATCACTCGCAATCGAGTCCGTGATCACTTTCGAAGACTCAGCAAACTCGCCGAGGCCGATGGGCGAGCGATCGGTGGCAGCGAAGCGCTCGATCAATTGCATCAAATCGGCGAGCAAGAGATCGCCGACACGTTGGATTCCACCATTTGCCCCGCGTCGATCGAAAGCCCTTTGATTCGCCAAGTCATGACGTCGGTCGAATCCGAATTTGAAGCCATGACCTGGCAAGCATTCTGGGCCACCACCGTCGATCAGCAACCTGCATCAACGGTTGCGGACAAGTTGGGCCTTTCCGTGGCCAGCGTCTACCAAGCGAAATCCCGCGTGCTTCGCCGACTCCGCAAACGCATGGCGGAGTTGCCGGAATAG